The Microbacterium sp. SORGH_AS_0862 region CGGCCGAGGTCGCGCAGGAGGTGGCGGCCTCCCGCCTCGCACACGAGCTCGGCATCACCCCGGTGCGCTGCCACGGTGGCGTCGAGGTGGGCGGACGCCACGGCATCGTGTTCGATCGCATCGACGGCGTCCCGCTCACGGCCGTGGCCGAGCGCAACATCCTGCGCCTGCCTCAGGTCGGCAGCACGCTCGCGACCGAGCACCTGTTCGTCCACCGCGCGCACACCGACCGGCTGCCCGATGTGCGCGAGCTCGCCGTCGCGCAGCTCGACACCCCGGCGCTCTCGGCCCTCACGCCGGGCGAACGGGATGCGGTCGCCCGCCGCATCCGTGCGCTCCCCGCCGGCGACGCGGTGCTGCACCTCGATTTCCACCCGCAGAACGTGTTCGTGCTGGCCGAACGGAACGTGGTCATCGACTGGCAGACGGCGGTCGCCGGCCAGCCCGCCGCCGACGTCGCCCTCACCCGCCTGCTGTTCCGCGAGGCGGAGCTCTTCCCGGGCACCTCCGTGCCGATGCGCGTCGTCTATGGGGCGGTGCGCCGCATCCTCCTCCGCTTCTACCTGAAGTCATACCTGCGTGCCGGCACCGTCAGCGTCGCGGACCTCGACCGGTGGGACATCGCCGCGCGCGTGCTGCGGCTCGGGCTTCTCGACATCTCATCCGAGCGCGAGCGCATGATCGCCGGCATCCGCGCCGACCTGGCGGCGGAATGAGCCTGCGGCGAGCACTGCCGGGCGGTGCGGTCGATGTGCTGGTCGTCGGCGGCGGGATCACCGGCGTCGCGACAGCCTACGAGGCCGCCAGCCGTGGGCTGTCGGTCGCCCTCGTCGAGGCGGGCGACCTCGGTGGCGCCACGAGCGCCGCCACCGGCAAGCTGATCCACGGCGGTCTGCGCTACCTCAAGAACCTCGAGGTGCGCCTCGTGCGCGAATCCCTCGCCGAGCGGCGCACCCTGCTCTCCATCGCGCCGCACCTCGTGCGCCCGATCGGCAT contains the following coding sequences:
- a CDS encoding aminoglycoside phosphotransferase family protein — encoded protein: MSTVGSRPIARGRSAEVFADGDDRVVKLAFPGVDAAEVAQEVAASRLAHELGITPVRCHGGVEVGGRHGIVFDRIDGVPLTAVAERNILRLPQVGSTLATEHLFVHRAHTDRLPDVRELAVAQLDTPALSALTPGERDAVARRIRALPAGDAVLHLDFHPQNVFVLAERNVVIDWQTAVAGQPAADVALTRLLFREAELFPGTSVPMRVVYGAVRRILLRFYLKSYLRAGTVSVADLDRWDIAARVLRLGLLDISSERERMIAGIRADLAAE